In one window of Nicotiana tabacum cultivar K326 chromosome 12, ASM71507v2, whole genome shotgun sequence DNA:
- the LOC107765074 gene encoding uncharacterized protein LOC107765074 encodes MEFPPPSAAKVGRATIEKAVSALLKWKESQSKIQKAQLLPQDDFIYLNLTLKKIPPKPRTNAFRIPFPNPIHDPSSSELCLIIDDRPNSKLTSDAAKKIIKSQNIPISKVIKLSKLKTNYKPFEAKRKLCDSYDLFLVDRRIVHLLPNLLGKQFFKKKKLPLPLDLTHKNWKEQVERACGSGLFYLRTGSCCVMRVGKGSMESEQIVENVLEAIKGVVQVVPKKWDGVRSLHLRLSDSLALPLYQALPDIKLKIEGFKEKQAEEEVSGGLVEVKESEKKADQGSGNKKGKKNKGRIHEVRYMDFDTGVDELESDDCIG; translated from the coding sequence ATGGAGTTTCCACCACCCTCCGCCGCCAAGGTCGGCCGTGCCACCATAGAGAAGGCAGTGAGCGCCCTCCTCAAATGGAAAGAATCCCAGTCCAAAATCCAGAAAGCCCAACTGCTCCCACAAGACGACTTCATCTACCTCAACCTCACTCTCAAGAAAATCCCACCAAAGCCTCGTACCAACGCTTTCAGAATCCCTTTCCCTAACCCTATTCACGATCCTTCCTCCTCCGAGCTCTGCCTCATCATCGACGACAGACCCAATTCCAAACTCACTTCGGACGCCGCGAAAAAGATCATCAAATCCCAAAACATACCCATCAGTAAAGTCATTAAGCTCTCGAAGCTTAAAACTAACTACAAACCCTTTGAGGCAAAAAGAAAGCTTTGTGATTCTTACGACCTTTTCTTGGTCGATAGGAGGATTGTCCATTTGCTTCCTAATCTTTTAGGGAAgcaatttttcaagaaaaagaagCTGCCTTTGCCATTGGATTTGACACACAAGAATTGGAAGGAGCAAGTGGAGAGGGCTTGTGGGTCCGGGTTGTTTTACTTGAGGACTGGGAGTTGTTGTGTGATGAGGGTTGGTAAGGGTTCAATGGAGAGTGAGCAGATTGTGGAAAATGTGTTGGAAGCAATAAAGGGTGTTGTTCAGGTGGTTCCCAAGAAATGGGACGGTGTGAGGAGCTTGCACTTGAGGCTTTCTGATTCTCTTGCATTGCCTTTGTATCAAGCTTTGCCTGATATCAAGCTCAAGATTGAGGGGTTTAAGGAGAAACAAGCCGAAGAAGAAGTGAGTGGTGGTTTGGTTGAGGTTAAGGAGAGTGAAAAGAAAGCTGATCAGGGGTCAGGGAATAAGAAGGGGAAGAAGAATAAAGGGAGGATTCATGAAGTTAGGTATATGGACTTTGACACTGGTGTAGATGAATTGGAGAGTGATGATTGTATAGGGTGA
- the LOC107765070 gene encoding uncharacterized protein LOC107765070 isoform X1: protein MDESEKLSNQEESQNLETTTNEETPADATAAGGEQSSDLLKQELDSLEKMVVEKLNSDETKATIESAVVNPVVSLAQGFTQSAKGLVNKVEGKIETWSSLLHKKQTNGTEETDSLPTSDGHVGESSAADTEKYVKVPEPKIYPNNGDHEQTPTSTENQSLVGVTPQTKTSWMNCCGLLELLVRKSDQYLSDKKCC, encoded by the exons ATGGATGAATCTGAGAAACTCTCCAACCAAGAGGAAAGCCAGAATTTGGAAACCACCACCAACGAGGAGACTCCTGCTGATGCTACTGCCGCCGGTGGCGAACAGAGTTCAGACTTGTTGAAACAAGAATTGGACAGTCTAGAAAAAATGGTGGTGGAAAAGCTGAATTCTGATGAAACCAAGGCTACCATTGAATCAGCAGTAGTTAACCCTGTGGTATCATTGGCGCAAGGCTTCACACAATCTGCAAAGGGCTTGGTTAATAAAGTAGAGGGCAAGATTGAGACATGGTCCTCTTTACTACACAAGAAGCAGACAAATGGAACTGAGGAAACTGATTCATTGCCTACTTCAGATGGACATGTTGGAGAGTCATCAGCAGCAGACACAGAGAAATATGTCAAAGTTCCAGAGCCAAAAATCTATCCGAATAATGGGGATCATGAGCAAACTCCTACAAGCACTGAGAATCAG TCACTTGTTGGAGTGACCCCTCAGACTAAGACTTCATGGATGAACTGTTGTGGTTTACTTGAACTTCTTGTGAGAAAATCAGATCAATATTTATCG GACAAAAAGTGTTGCTAA
- the LOC107765070 gene encoding uncharacterized protein LOC107765070 isoform X2 produces MDESEKLSNQEESQNLETTTNEETPADATAAGGEQSSDLLKQELDSLEKMVVEKLNSDETKATIESAVVNPVVSLAQGFTQSAKGLVNKVEGKIETWSSLLHKKQTNGTEETDSLPTSDGHVGESSAADTEKYVKVPEPKIYPNNGDHEQTPTSTENQSLVGVTPQTKTSWMNCCGLLELLVRKSDQYLSDR; encoded by the exons ATGGATGAATCTGAGAAACTCTCCAACCAAGAGGAAAGCCAGAATTTGGAAACCACCACCAACGAGGAGACTCCTGCTGATGCTACTGCCGCCGGTGGCGAACAGAGTTCAGACTTGTTGAAACAAGAATTGGACAGTCTAGAAAAAATGGTGGTGGAAAAGCTGAATTCTGATGAAACCAAGGCTACCATTGAATCAGCAGTAGTTAACCCTGTGGTATCATTGGCGCAAGGCTTCACACAATCTGCAAAGGGCTTGGTTAATAAAGTAGAGGGCAAGATTGAGACATGGTCCTCTTTACTACACAAGAAGCAGACAAATGGAACTGAGGAAACTGATTCATTGCCTACTTCAGATGGACATGTTGGAGAGTCATCAGCAGCAGACACAGAGAAATATGTCAAAGTTCCAGAGCCAAAAATCTATCCGAATAATGGGGATCATGAGCAAACTCCTACAAGCACTGAGAATCAG TCACTTGTTGGAGTGACCCCTCAGACTAAGACTTCATGGATGAACTGTTGTGGTTTACTTGAACTTCTTGTGAGAAAATCAGATCAATATTTATCG GATCGTTGA